A genomic window from Brevibacillus agri includes:
- a CDS encoding M3 family oligoendopeptidase — MNMRWNLDVLYTSFDSPKCKQDWEKLCREMDEVKSWAASSLQTTDDAVQKMEAYITRMTSILQTQYRLYAFGELTASVDAKNEKALQFIEKVQEQSVELVEPGVLFQKWLGQLDNLSELICQSELLETHRFMLTELSEKSKYMLSEKEEIILAKMKNTGSNAWTKLQEMLTSTLLVDITIDGEAKQLPLPVVRNMAHEKDAELRKAAYEAELAAYKKIEESSAASLNGIKGEVITVAKLRGYESPLEKTLLDSRMDKATLDAMLAAMKESLPAFTKYFRAKAKLLGHENGLPFYDLFAPVGEADMRFTYQEARDFIVKHFGSFSEKLANYAARAFDNQWIDAETREGKRGGAFCYNLHMVGESRIMANYTGSYNDVSTLAHELGHGYHGECLVQEAFYNSDYPMPIAETASILCETIIAKAALAQATPEEAFSILENDISGASQVIVDIYSRYLFETAVFARRAEGSLSVNELKELMLQAQKDAYGEGLDHAVLHPYMWVCKPHYYSADFNFYNFPYAFGLLFAKGLYAEYVKRGEAFVQQYDELLSVTGKMSIADVAAIMDVDVRSVDFWRNSLALIAKDIDTFVELAAARA, encoded by the coding sequence ATGAATATGCGCTGGAACTTGGACGTTTTGTACACGTCGTTCGACTCGCCAAAGTGCAAGCAAGACTGGGAAAAACTATGCCGGGAGATGGACGAGGTAAAAAGCTGGGCAGCCTCAAGCCTGCAAACGACCGATGACGCCGTCCAGAAAATGGAGGCGTACATTACCCGGATGACTTCGATTTTGCAGACCCAATACCGCCTGTACGCGTTTGGCGAGCTGACGGCAAGCGTGGACGCGAAAAACGAAAAAGCGCTGCAATTCATCGAAAAAGTGCAGGAGCAGTCCGTCGAGCTGGTAGAGCCGGGCGTGCTGTTCCAAAAATGGCTCGGCCAACTGGACAATTTGAGCGAGCTGATTTGCCAGTCCGAGCTGCTGGAAACGCATCGCTTCATGCTGACCGAATTGTCCGAGAAGAGCAAGTACATGCTCAGCGAAAAAGAAGAAATCATTTTGGCGAAAATGAAAAACACAGGCTCCAACGCCTGGACGAAGCTGCAGGAAATGCTGACCTCGACGCTCTTGGTAGACATCACCATCGACGGAGAGGCCAAACAGCTTCCGCTGCCTGTCGTGCGCAACATGGCGCATGAAAAAGACGCCGAGCTGCGCAAGGCGGCTTACGAGGCAGAGCTTGCCGCTTACAAAAAGATCGAGGAATCGTCAGCGGCGAGCTTGAACGGGATCAAGGGAGAAGTCATCACCGTAGCCAAGCTTCGCGGCTATGAGTCGCCGCTGGAAAAAACATTGCTCGACTCGCGCATGGACAAGGCGACGTTGGACGCGATGCTTGCCGCGATGAAGGAAAGCTTGCCGGCCTTTACGAAGTACTTCCGGGCAAAAGCAAAGCTGCTCGGACACGAAAACGGCTTGCCGTTCTACGACCTGTTTGCTCCGGTGGGCGAAGCCGACATGCGCTTTACGTATCAGGAAGCGCGCGACTTTATTGTCAAGCACTTTGGTAGCTTTAGCGAAAAGCTGGCGAATTATGCCGCCCGCGCTTTTGACAACCAGTGGATTGACGCCGAGACTCGCGAAGGCAAGCGCGGCGGAGCGTTTTGCTACAACCTGCACATGGTCGGGGAGAGCCGGATCATGGCGAACTACACAGGCAGCTACAACGACGTCAGCACGTTGGCACACGAGCTGGGACACGGCTACCATGGCGAATGTCTCGTGCAGGAAGCGTTCTACAACAGCGATTACCCGATGCCGATCGCGGAAACCGCGTCGATTTTGTGTGAGACGATCATTGCCAAGGCCGCTTTGGCCCAGGCGACCCCAGAGGAAGCCTTTTCCATTCTGGAAAACGACATCTCCGGCGCAAGCCAGGTCATTGTCGATATTTACAGCCGCTACCTGTTTGAAACGGCCGTCTTTGCCCGCCGCGCAGAAGGCTCCCTGTCTGTCAACGAGCTGAAGGAACTGATGCTGCAAGCGCAAAAGGACGCCTACGGAGAGGGGCTTGACCATGCTGTGCTGCACCCGTACATGTGGGTGTGCAAGCCGCATTACTACAGTGCCGATTTCAACTTCTACAACTTCCCGTACGCCTTTGGCTTGCTGTTCGCAAAAGGCTTGTACGCCGAGTACGTGAAGCGCGGCGAAGCGTTTGTCCAGCAGTATGACGAGCTTTTGTCTGTCACAGGCAAAATGAGCATTGCCGATGTGGCCGCGATCATGGACGTCGACGTGCGCTCGGTTGACTTCTGGCGCAACTCGCTTGCGCTGATTGCCAAAGATATTGATACGTTTGTGGAGCTGGCCGCTGCGCGTGCGTAA
- a CDS encoding M20 family metallopeptidase translates to MSQVISFVDEQEVVRLTQELVRIPSVFRPEQAGANEERVALFVADYLRKMGLQVFYEEVVPGRPNVIAFYDSGRPGKTLLFEAHTDVVTEGDRDAWSYDPFGAAISGGRIYGRGSCDTKGNLAAAICAVKAIQRSKEAFAGKILLCIPCDEEGMMIGIKDFIRKGWAQGVDAAIICEPEENQLCVTQKGAMRAILRTYGKMAHGAMPLTGINPNTRMARAIVALEELERREMARLGEHPMLGWPSITPTIVQAPVKGDAQINVVPDQCMTTLDIRTVPGQDHEQLHGEMQAILEALAREDDKFRATLEVIEERPWTLTGMEEEVVTSVASAYREITKREPVYNGVPGATDGTFLHKAGIPILTTGAGDRHIPHHADEYVDIDQLVESTQLFALSALTFLTQPVRA, encoded by the coding sequence ATGAGTCAAGTAATATCCTTTGTTGACGAGCAAGAGGTTGTGCGTTTGACGCAGGAGCTGGTGCGGATTCCGAGTGTGTTTCGCCCGGAGCAGGCCGGGGCGAACGAGGAGCGGGTCGCCTTGTTTGTGGCCGACTATTTGCGCAAGATGGGGCTGCAAGTTTTTTATGAGGAAGTCGTGCCCGGCAGGCCCAACGTCATCGCTTTTTACGACTCCGGGAGACCGGGGAAAACGCTGCTGTTCGAAGCGCATACCGATGTCGTGACCGAAGGCGACCGGGATGCCTGGAGCTACGATCCGTTCGGAGCAGCCATTTCCGGCGGCCGCATCTACGGACGTGGCTCTTGCGACACAAAAGGAAACCTCGCTGCCGCCATTTGCGCGGTCAAGGCCATCCAGCGCTCCAAGGAGGCGTTCGCCGGAAAAATTTTGCTGTGCATCCCGTGCGACGAGGAAGGCATGATGATCGGGATCAAAGACTTTATCCGCAAAGGCTGGGCGCAAGGGGTTGACGCCGCGATCATCTGCGAGCCGGAGGAAAACCAGCTTTGCGTCACGCAAAAAGGAGCGATGCGGGCGATCTTGCGCACGTACGGCAAAATGGCGCACGGAGCGATGCCGCTGACCGGAATCAATCCGAACACGCGGATGGCCCGGGCGATCGTCGCCCTCGAGGAGCTGGAGCGGAGGGAAATGGCGCGGCTTGGCGAACACCCGATGCTTGGCTGGCCGAGCATCACGCCTACGATTGTGCAGGCGCCTGTCAAGGGCGATGCCCAGATCAACGTCGTGCCGGACCAGTGCATGACGACGCTCGATATTCGAACCGTCCCGGGTCAGGACCACGAGCAGTTGCACGGCGAAATGCAGGCGATCCTCGAAGCGCTGGCCCGCGAGGACGACAAGTTCAGGGCGACGCTGGAAGTGATCGAGGAGCGGCCGTGGACGTTGACCGGAATGGAGGAGGAAGTCGTGACTTCGGTAGCCAGCGCGTATCGGGAAATTACGAAAAGAGAGCCTGTCTACAACGGCGTGCCCGGCGCGACAGACGGCACCTTTTTGCACAAGGCCGGCATTCCGATCTTGACGACGGGGGCGGGTGATCGCCACATTCCCCATCATGCCGACGAGTACGTGGACATTGACCAGTTGGTCGAATCGACGCAACTGTTTGCCTTGTCTGCCCTGACGTTTTTGACGCAGCCTGTCCGGGCGTGA